Within Syntrophorhabdaceae bacterium, the genomic segment TCGCCGTCCTTGACTCCCAGCGGCGCCAGGATGTAACGTTTCTCACCATCTATATAATGGATAAGGGCGATATTCGCCGAACGATTCGGATCGTATTCAATCCCCGCAACCTTTCCCAGGATCTCAAATTTGGTCCGCTTGAAATCGACGATACGCAGCCGCCGTTTGTGCCCGCCGCCAATATGCCTCGTCGTTATCTTTCCGCTGTGATTCCGTCCGCCCGTTTTTTTGATCGGTTTCAGCAGGGATTTTTCAGGCTTGTCCTTCGAGATCTCATCAAAGGTAAGTCCACTCATAAAACGCCTGCCGGCGGAAGTTGGCTTAAATTCTTTCACGCCCATTTTACGCACCCTCAAAAATCGTGATTTTGTCCTTCGGACTCAGCTTCACAATGGCTTTCTTCCAATCTGACCGCTTGCCTGCGTAGCGTCCGAGACGTTTCTTCTTTCCTTCCATGTTCGACACATGGACATCGAGAACCTTGACCTTGAAGAGCTTCTCCACGGCCTTTCTGATCTCTATTTTATTTGCGCTTCGCTGGACTTCGAAGACGTACTGGTTCCCAGTCTCCTTCACCAGCGTGCTTTTCTCTGTAATGATGGGCCGCAGGATGATATCGTATTCGTTCATGATGCAAGCACCTCTTCAACTTTTTTCAGCGCCTCAACGGTCATGATGAGCTGCTCGTGGCGGATAATATCATAAACGTTCAGGCCTTCCACCCTCAGCACCTTCACGTAAGGAATGTTCCGCGCTGATTTCTCGACTGTCTCATCCTTCTGGTCGATGATGAACAAAGGCTTGGTCAGGCTCAATGTCTTGACGATCCCGAAAAATGTCTTCGTGCTGATGTCGGCCAACTCAAGTTTATCGAGAACCTTCATGTTCGAAGCGGTATGTCTGACGGTAAGGGCCGACCTCAATGCGCTTCTCCTCACCTTCCTGGGGACCGTGTAGCTATAATCCCTCGGCTGAGGCCCGAAGGTTACACCGCCGCCTACCATCACGGGCGAACGGGACGAACCGCGCCGGGCCTGCCCTGTACCCTTCTGTTTATAGGGCTTGCGACCGCCGCCGGAGACTTCTGTCCGGCCCTTTGTCTTCGCAGTCCCTCTTCTGCGTCGTGCAAGCTGCATCTTCACAACATCATGGATAAGATGCTCTTTGACCTCGCAGTTGAAGATCTCGTCCTTTATTTCAACTTCCCCAACCTTTGCACCCTCTATGTTCAGTATGTCTGTGACTGCCATAACCTGCTCCTAAGATTTGATCTCCACATCGACTCCGGCCGCGAGTTCCAGCTTCA encodes:
- the rplD gene encoding 50S ribosomal protein L4, which encodes MAVTDILNIEGAKVGEVEIKDEIFNCEVKEHLIHDVVKMQLARRRRGTAKTKGRTEVSGGGRKPYKQKGTGQARRGSSRSPVMVGGGVTFGPQPRDYSYTVPRKVRRSALRSALTVRHTASNMKVLDKLELADISTKTFFGIVKTLSLTKPLFIIDQKDETVEKSARNIPYVKVLRVEGLNVYDIIRHEQLIMTVEALKKVEEVLAS
- a CDS encoding 50S ribosomal protein L23 codes for the protein MNEYDIILRPIITEKSTLVKETGNQYVFEVQRSANKIEIRKAVEKLFKVKVLDVHVSNMEGKKKRLGRYAGKRSDWKKAIVKLSPKDKITIFEGA